In Sphingobium sp. B2D3C, a genomic segment contains:
- a CDS encoding GFA family protein, with protein MDLNVTEIDGACHCGTVRFHVRLKDGLRSARRCTCSYCRMRGAIAVSARIEDLQVTAGEESLRSYTFNSGTAQHHFCGTCGIYTHHRRRSNPHEYGVNVACLSGISPFDFAEVIVNDGVSHPSDTGVSRIAGVLRFIPADGA; from the coding sequence ATGGACCTGAATGTCACTGAGATCGATGGCGCCTGCCATTGCGGGACGGTGCGCTTTCACGTGCGCCTGAAGGACGGCCTGCGCTCGGCGCGCCGCTGCACCTGCTCATATTGCCGGATGCGCGGCGCCATCGCGGTCTCAGCCCGGATCGAAGACCTGCAAGTGACGGCGGGCGAAGAGTCGCTGCGCTCCTACACCTTCAACAGCGGAACCGCACAGCACCATTTCTGCGGAACCTGCGGCATCTACACCCATCACCGGCGCCGCTCGAACCCCCACGAATATGGCGTCAATGTCGCCTGCCTGTCGGGCATCAGCCCGTTCGACTTTGCCGAGGTGATCGTGAATGACGGGGTGTCGCATCCCTCCGACACCGGCGTGTCACGGATCGCGGGCGTGCTGCGGTTCATCCCGGCGGACGGGGCCTAG
- a CDS encoding TonB-dependent receptor domain-containing protein → MNERVSAKTRGLRDSLLITAAICAVAASVPAMAQDAPQADEADAESIVVTGTRLSATGFTAPTPVTVMDADRIAKIASPTVGEALAQLPSFRPSSTPNTQNIFPANAGARISDLRGLGASRTLVLLDGRRFTPSTSTGSIDLNMMPTLLIRSTEIVTGGASAAYGSDAVSGVINLRLDTRLDGLKATAGYGVTDRGDGDQYFWQIGAGKRFADDRGRFIFGAEYNKDEGTGGCYTRDFCGNEVGDLTNVPGLGGRPAHNIITGMRTATLTPGGLITATINGAGTSTPARGGVLDGIQFGPNGSPTQFVYGQNASGLFQQGGSGEGLNAFFDDPLLSIPVTRYNTFAHLEYEFSPAFTAFLEGSYGHVDGFTRGPEIRAASNIAVDNPFLPASIRTTMQNNGIAAISVGKLGVDFGRMDSTSIRDTYRIVGGAQGDLGGGWSWDAHAQYGETAYKQNTINNRINARYANAVDAVAGPNGPICRINADSNPNNNDPSCVALNILGQGQYSQAAKNYAFGTTWQDNKYTQLAGAVNINGTPFETWAGPVAFAVGVEGRRNTLDIRVDPISAANGFYVFNQTPSAGNTSVVEGYVELGVPLLRESAVGSLDLNGAIRQAHYKNEGAAGSNTFNATTWKVGATYKPVNWAMLRTTYSRDFRAPNTSELFTTPVSGVGVFYDTVKGAEKFMNVLTGGNVRLRPETANTFTAGFTLQPQGALEGLRFSADYYNIRINDAIATLSAQVILNTCNTTGAADVCSLVQRDANNFVDTISVLFLNLNRQQLRGVDFEAGYNLPFGGERSVDFRLLATHTIDFTNSALPGIDRAGDNSASGIPSWILDGMVSLDMGRLGVNLQGRYLSSGKYDATLIGPEDAGYSITLPNSINTNRVPSRFYTNVGVTFDLMSEGSKKVELFANVYNLFDVMPPPYWNGNNNAVYYDNVGRRYRMGARVVF, encoded by the coding sequence ATGAACGAGCGAGTCTCAGCCAAAACGCGCGGATTGCGCGATTCTCTGCTGATCACGGCAGCAATCTGTGCGGTGGCGGCAAGCGTGCCGGCGATGGCGCAGGACGCGCCCCAGGCCGATGAGGCCGACGCCGAAAGCATCGTGGTTACCGGCACGCGCCTAAGCGCCACCGGCTTTACCGCGCCGACGCCGGTCACGGTGATGGATGCGGACCGGATCGCAAAGATCGCGTCGCCCACCGTCGGTGAGGCGCTGGCCCAGCTGCCGTCCTTCCGGCCGTCCAGCACGCCGAACACGCAGAACATCTTCCCGGCCAATGCCGGCGCCCGCATCTCGGATCTGCGCGGTCTCGGTGCTTCGCGCACGCTGGTGCTGCTCGATGGCCGGCGCTTCACGCCCAGCACCTCGACCGGCAGCATCGACCTCAACATGATGCCGACCCTGCTGATCCGCAGCACGGAAATCGTCACCGGCGGCGCGTCGGCTGCTTATGGTTCGGACGCTGTCTCGGGCGTGATCAACCTGCGTCTCGACACGCGTCTCGATGGGCTCAAGGCGACGGCCGGCTACGGCGTGACCGATCGCGGCGATGGCGACCAGTATTTCTGGCAGATCGGCGCGGGCAAGCGCTTCGCCGATGATCGCGGTCGCTTCATCTTCGGCGCCGAGTATAACAAGGACGAAGGCACCGGTGGCTGCTACACCCGCGATTTCTGCGGCAATGAAGTGGGCGACCTGACCAACGTGCCGGGCCTCGGCGGTCGTCCCGCTCACAACATCATCACCGGCATGCGCACCGCGACACTGACCCCGGGCGGCCTTATCACCGCGACCATCAACGGCGCAGGCACGTCCACGCCGGCGCGCGGCGGCGTGCTGGACGGCATTCAGTTCGGCCCCAATGGCTCGCCCACGCAGTTCGTCTACGGCCAGAACGCCAGCGGTCTCTTCCAGCAGGGCGGCTCGGGCGAAGGCCTCAACGCCTTCTTCGACGATCCGCTCCTCTCCATCCCGGTGACGCGCTACAACACCTTCGCGCATCTGGAATATGAGTTCTCGCCAGCCTTCACCGCCTTCCTCGAAGGCAGCTACGGCCATGTCGATGGCTTCACGCGGGGCCCGGAAATTCGCGCGGCGTCCAACATTGCCGTCGACAATCCCTTCCTGCCCGCCTCCATCCGCACCACGATGCAGAACAACGGCATCGCCGCGATCAGCGTTGGTAAGCTCGGCGTCGACTTCGGCCGCATGGACAGCACGTCGATCCGTGACACCTATCGCATCGTCGGCGGCGCACAGGGCGATCTGGGCGGCGGCTGGTCATGGGATGCTCATGCGCAATATGGTGAGACGGCTTACAAGCAGAACACCATCAACAATCGCATCAATGCGCGCTACGCCAATGCCGTCGACGCGGTGGCCGGCCCCAATGGCCCGATCTGCCGGATCAATGCGGACAGCAACCCGAACAATAACGATCCGTCATGCGTCGCGCTCAATATCCTGGGTCAGGGCCAATATTCGCAGGCCGCGAAGAACTACGCCTTCGGCACCACCTGGCAGGACAACAAGTACACCCAGCTTGCTGGCGCTGTGAACATCAACGGCACGCCTTTTGAGACCTGGGCCGGCCCGGTCGCCTTCGCGGTCGGTGTGGAAGGGCGTCGCAACACGCTCGACATCAGGGTCGATCCGATTTCGGCCGCCAACGGCTTCTATGTGTTCAACCAGACGCCGTCGGCCGGTAACACCAGCGTTGTCGAAGGCTATGTCGAGCTGGGCGTGCCCCTGCTGCGCGAGAGCGCTGTCGGTTCGCTCGACCTGAACGGTGCCATCCGCCAGGCTCATTACAAGAATGAAGGCGCCGCGGGCAGCAACACGTTCAACGCCACCACGTGGAAGGTCGGCGCGACCTACAAGCCCGTCAACTGGGCGATGCTGCGGACGACCTACTCGCGCGACTTCCGTGCGCCCAACACGTCCGAGCTGTTCACGACGCCCGTCAGCGGGGTCGGCGTGTTCTATGATACGGTCAAGGGCGCCGAGAAGTTCATGAACGTGCTCACCGGCGGCAATGTCCGGCTGCGTCCGGAAACGGCCAACACGTTCACCGCTGGCTTTACCCTGCAGCCGCAGGGCGCACTCGAGGGCCTGCGCTTCTCTGCCGACTACTATAACATCCGCATCAACGACGCGATTGCCACGCTGTCGGCGCAGGTCATCCTCAACACCTGTAACACGACGGGTGCCGCCGATGTCTGCTCGCTGGTCCAGCGCGACGCCAACAACTTCGTGGACACGATTTCGGTTCTCTTCCTGAACCTCAATCGTCAGCAGCTGCGCGGCGTCGACTTCGAGGCTGGGTACAACCTGCCGTTCGGCGGTGAGCGTTCGGTCGATTTCCGGCTGCTCGCCACCCACACGATCGACTTCACCAACAGCGCCCTGCCGGGCATCGATCGCGCCGGGGACAACAGCGCGTCCGGTATCCCGTCCTGGATCCTTGATGGCATGGTGAGCCTCGATATGGGTCGCCTGGGTGTGAACCTGCAGGGCCGCTATCTCTCGAGCGGTAAATATGATGCGACGCTGATCGGCCCGGAAGATGCCGGTTACAGCATCACGCTGCCCAACAGCATCAACACCAACCGCGTGCCGTCGCGCTTCTACACGAACGTCGGCGTGACGTTCGACCTGATGAGCGAAGGCAGCAAGAAGGTTGAGCTGTTCGCCAACGTCTACAACCTGTTCGACGTGATGCCGCCGCCCTACTGGAACGGCAACAACAACGCCGTCTACTATGACAATGTCGGGCGTCGTTATCGCATGGGCGCACGGGTCGTCTTCTGA
- a CDS encoding flavodoxin family protein, whose translation MTLKALALNCTLKADSSEPSSTDAMIAVLADAFAEHDVTLSETVRVAALNILPGVTSDEGKGDDWPALREKILAHDILIFGAPIWMGQISSIAKRVLERMDAFLSETDDAGRMPSYGKVAVAAIVGNEDGAHFSSAQLFQAMNDVGWTIPAVAACYWVGEAMGSTDFKDLKSTPKPVTKTAGMVASNAAHLAGLLKDSPYPG comes from the coding sequence ATGACCCTGAAGGCCCTCGCCCTCAACTGCACCCTGAAAGCCGATAGCAGCGAACCCTCATCGACGGACGCGATGATCGCGGTTCTGGCCGACGCCTTCGCCGAACATGATGTGACACTGAGCGAAACCGTGCGCGTCGCCGCGCTCAACATCCTGCCCGGCGTCACCTCCGATGAAGGCAAGGGCGATGACTGGCCAGCCCTGCGCGAGAAAATCCTGGCACACGACATCCTGATCTTCGGCGCGCCGATCTGGATGGGGCAGATCTCCAGCATCGCCAAGCGCGTGCTGGAGCGGATGGATGCTTTTCTGAGCGAAACGGACGATGCGGGCCGGATGCCGAGCTACGGCAAAGTCGCCGTCGCCGCCATCGTCGGCAATGAGGATGGCGCCCATTTCTCCAGCGCGCAGCTCTTCCAGGCGATGAACGATGTCGGCTGGACGATCCCCGCCGTCGCCGCCTGCTATTGGGTGGGCGAGGCGATGGGGAGCACGGATTTCAAGGACCTCAAGTCGACACCCAAACCGGTGACCAAGACCGCCGGCATGGTGGCATCCAATGCCGCGCACCTCGCCGGCCTGCTGAAGGATAGCCCCTACCCCGGCTGA
- the dinB gene encoding DNA polymerase IV produces MAQTPEQDRKIIHIDMDAFYASVEQRDDPALRGLPVAVGGGGPRGVVAAASYEARVFGVRSAMPGGKARRLCPELIFVRPRFEAYRAVSQQIRTIFERFTDIIQPLSLDEAYLDVTRNKPGVASATYVAQEIRRMIREETGLTASAGVSCNKLIAKLASDQNKPDGLCVVRPDEAEAFMAAMPVSRIHGVGPVTARRMAALGIHSGADLKEWPLPALQRHFGKAAAFYFGAARGLDERPVRDRESRKSISVEDTFASDIGAEGLLLAELEKIAARLWGRVTASRALGRTVTLKIKLGDFRILTRSRSLPAPPGDAEDLFAIGADLLRAQLPLPVGARLLGLGLSNLIDPEREEPDETPQLSLAFG; encoded by the coding sequence ATGGCGCAGACGCCCGAGCAGGATCGCAAGATCATCCATATCGATATGGACGCCTTTTATGCGTCGGTCGAGCAGCGCGACGATCCGGCGCTGCGCGGCTTGCCGGTGGCTGTCGGCGGCGGCGGGCCGCGCGGCGTGGTGGCAGCGGCGAGCTATGAGGCGCGCGTGTTCGGCGTGCGCTCGGCCATGCCGGGCGGCAAGGCGCGCCGGCTCTGCCCGGAGCTCATCTTCGTGCGGCCGCGCTTCGAGGCCTATCGCGCCGTCTCGCAGCAAATTCGTACGATCTTCGAGCGCTTTACCGACATCATCCAGCCGCTCTCGCTGGACGAGGCCTATCTTGATGTGACGCGCAACAAGCCCGGCGTTGCCTCGGCCACTTATGTCGCGCAGGAAATCCGGCGGATGATTCGCGAGGAGACGGGGCTGACCGCCTCGGCCGGCGTCTCGTGCAACAAGCTGATCGCCAAGCTCGCATCGGACCAGAACAAGCCCGATGGCCTGTGCGTCGTGCGGCCCGATGAGGCCGAGGCGTTCATGGCGGCGATGCCGGTGTCGCGCATCCATGGCGTCGGCCCGGTGACGGCGCGGCGCATGGCCGCGCTGGGCATTCACAGCGGCGCGGACCTCAAAGAGTGGCCGCTGCCGGCGCTGCAGCGCCATTTCGGCAAGGCGGCGGCCTTTTACTTCGGTGCGGCGCGCGGGCTGGACGAGCGCCCGGTGCGCGACCGGGAGTCGCGCAAGTCGATCAGCGTGGAAGATACTTTCGCCAGCGATATTGGCGCGGAAGGCCTGTTGCTGGCGGAGCTGGAGAAGATCGCCGCGCGCCTGTGGGGCCGGGTCACCGCGAGCCGGGCCTTGGGGCGCACCGTTACGCTCAAGATCAAGCTGGGGGATTTTCGCATCCTCACCCGCTCGCGCTCGCTGCCTGCCCCGCCGGGCGATGCCGAGGATCTGTTCGCGATCGGCGCCGATCTGCTCCGCGCGCAACTGCCGCTGCCGGTCGGCGCGCGGTTGCTGGGGCTCGGGCTCTCAAACCTCATCGATCCCGAACGTGAAGAGCCGGACGAGACGCCCCAGCTCAGCCTCGCCTTCGGTTAG
- a CDS encoding SLC13 family permease, with protein MAPSSQESEPTGQHGDGDPATTARSPLKIWALRALGLAGAALIWLALGDAQGLSPEGRWVAAVATLMALWWITEAAPIAVTALLPILLFPMASDRSVAQVAAPYASPIIFLFLGGFLLAIAMQKWQLHRRVALLTLRRVGTSPRQIVLGLMLTTGFVSMWVSNTAATLMMLPIAFSVLTLVCDRRDETGALACDGASAVAPRELANFGACLMLAIAWSSSMGGVGTLLGSPPNAIVAGYIEKELGRQVDFLNWMLVGVPIAFSFILIAWLLMTRVFYRFTFGEVPGGRALIDRELAGLGRFSRSELLVTLVFCCAVFFWVVPGVVGAILGSKADLGWFGRLDDNAIALAAGLALFLLPGEGRGQMLLDWKDAESGVPWGVLVLFGGGLSLAGEVVASGLDGWLGAQVSGLGTLPILLLVIAVVTLIVFLSEVTSNTATAATFIPVLGAVALGIGADQMTLLIPAAFAATLAFMLPVGTPPNAIVFGTGAVTMGQMVRGGFILNLVGIVLITFFCWLLGGVALGLRF; from the coding sequence GTGGCACCATCATCGCAAGAGAGTGAACCAACCGGGCAGCACGGCGATGGCGACCCTGCCACGACCGCGCGCTCGCCTCTCAAGATCTGGGCATTGCGCGCGCTCGGCCTGGCCGGCGCAGCGCTGATCTGGCTCGCTCTGGGCGATGCGCAGGGTCTGTCGCCGGAGGGCCGCTGGGTCGCCGCCGTCGCGACGTTGATGGCGCTCTGGTGGATCACCGAGGCCGCACCGATCGCCGTTACCGCACTGCTGCCGATCCTGCTCTTCCCCATGGCGAGCGACCGCAGCGTCGCGCAGGTTGCGGCGCCCTATGCCAGCCCGATCATCTTCTTGTTCCTCGGCGGCTTTCTGCTCGCCATCGCCATGCAGAAATGGCAGCTCCACCGCCGCGTCGCGTTGCTCACGCTCCGCCGGGTCGGCACCAGCCCGCGCCAGATCGTGCTGGGCCTGATGCTGACGACGGGTTTTGTCTCCATGTGGGTCTCCAACACGGCGGCGACGCTCATGATGCTGCCGATTGCGTTCTCCGTTCTCACGCTGGTCTGTGATCGCCGCGACGAAACCGGGGCACTCGCCTGCGATGGCGCATCCGCCGTGGCACCCAGGGAGCTCGCAAATTTCGGCGCGTGCCTGATGCTCGCCATTGCCTGGTCATCCAGCATGGGCGGCGTGGGCACGCTGCTCGGCAGCCCGCCCAATGCCATCGTGGCCGGCTATATCGAGAAGGAACTGGGCCGGCAGGTCGATTTCCTGAACTGGATGCTGGTCGGCGTGCCGATTGCCTTCAGCTTCATTCTCATTGCGTGGCTGCTGATGACGCGGGTCTTCTATCGGTTCACCTTCGGCGAGGTGCCGGGCGGCCGCGCGCTCATTGACCGGGAGCTGGCCGGCCTCGGCCGGTTCAGCCGCAGCGAATTGCTGGTGACCCTCGTCTTTTGCTGTGCGGTCTTCTTCTGGGTCGTGCCCGGCGTGGTCGGCGCCATTCTCGGCAGCAAGGCCGATCTTGGCTGGTTCGGGCGCCTTGATGACAACGCCATTGCACTCGCCGCCGGCTTGGCACTTTTCCTGCTGCCCGGCGAGGGCCGAGGGCAGATGCTGCTCGACTGGAAGGATGCCGAAAGCGGCGTGCCCTGGGGCGTGCTGGTGCTGTTCGGTGGCGGCCTGAGCCTTGCGGGGGAGGTTGTCGCCAGCGGGCTTGATGGCTGGCTGGGCGCGCAAGTGAGCGGGCTTGGTACGCTGCCGATCCTGCTCCTCGTCATCGCCGTCGTGACCCTCATCGTCTTCCTGAGCGAAGTGACCAGCAACACGGCCACCGCCGCCACCTTCATTCCCGTGCTGGGCGCCGTGGCGCTTGGCATCGGGGCCGATCAGATGACCTTGCTCATCCCCGCAGCCTTCGCCGCCACGCTCGCCTTCATGCTGCCGGTCGGCACCCCGCCCAATGCCATCGTGTTCGGCACCGGGGCGGTCACCATGGGACAGATGGTCCGCGGCGGGTTCATCCTGAACCTCGTCGGGATCGTGCTCATCACCTTCTTCTGCTGGCTGCTCGGCGGCGTCGCGCTCGGCCTGCGTTTCTAA
- a CDS encoding prolyl oligopeptidase family serine peptidase, translating into MLAVSFRLPVAALLLAFLALPAQAQPGAAAAEDAAVVITTDAAAGRAVDSAAKPGALRIGPAPRLPALRYPQARRLDLTETHFGVPVADPYRWLEGDPRHDADVQAWIAAENETTFRYLKSLPGREALRSRMATLHGFERFGNPRKAGERYFYTRSKGENFSPIYVREGVDGAERLLIDPNRLSTDGSVALAEWLPSRDGRALLLALQERGSDWRTVRVLDVESGALMPDQVAWVRYSALAWNHEGSGFYYARFAAPTEGGRDPSFENQQVWFHTLGTEQAQDRLVYATPDRPRLLHRAEVTADGRWLLISSKMGTEQTAELVLIPLTVPDARPVTLVRGLRNAWQMIGQLGDRLYFRTDARAPNGRIVTIDAGHPRRRPVEVVAERPQTLAGGSMIGSRLVLAYIVDGRIVAEITDLAGKRQGDVPLPGLGAAAGFSGRPGDPETFYAFSSFTQPPTIYRFNVETGETSIFARSALGFDPADYVTEQVFYPARDGTAVPMFIVRRRDLARAGMPAPTLLYGYGGFNVAQTPSFSPTRFAWVEQGGVLAIAGVRGGGEFGKAWYDAGRGANKQTTFDDFIAAAEYLKAQGYTGANQLAIEGRSNGGLLVGAVVNQRPDLFAAALPGVGVMDMLRFDQFTAGAFWVDDYGRPDREADFRTLLAYSPYHNIRSEADYPAILVTTADSDDRVVPGHSFKYAAALQAAPLGERPRLIRVDTGTGHGINRPTDKIVEEYADMYSFAAYWTGLTLRPRSNLSTAPTESANAGSVAIQPALIGPVR; encoded by the coding sequence ATGTTGGCCGTTTCCTTTCGCCTGCCTGTTGCCGCCCTGCTGCTGGCTTTCCTGGCGCTGCCTGCGCAGGCGCAGCCGGGCGCTGCTGCGGCCGAGGACGCCGCCGTCGTCATCACGACGGACGCAGCCGCGGGTCGGGCCGTGGATTCTGCCGCTAAGCCGGGTGCGCTGCGGATCGGCCCGGCGCCCCGCCTGCCAGCGCTTCGCTACCCGCAAGCCCGCCGCCTCGACCTGACCGAGACGCATTTTGGCGTGCCCGTTGCCGATCCCTATCGCTGGCTGGAGGGCGACCCGCGCCACGATGCCGATGTGCAAGCATGGATTGCGGCGGAGAATGAGACGACCTTCCGCTACCTCAAATCTTTGCCGGGCCGGGAGGCGTTGCGTTCCCGCATGGCCACGCTGCATGGCTTTGAGCGCTTCGGGAATCCCCGCAAGGCCGGCGAGCGCTATTTCTATACGCGCAGCAAGGGCGAGAATTTCTCGCCCATCTATGTGCGCGAGGGCGTCGATGGGGCGGAGCGTCTGCTGATCGATCCCAACAGGCTCTCCACCGACGGCTCGGTTGCGCTCGCCGAGTGGCTGCCTTCGCGGGACGGGCGCGCGCTGCTGCTGGCGCTTCAGGAGCGGGGCAGCGACTGGCGGACCGTGCGGGTGCTGGATGTCGAGAGCGGCGCGCTGATGCCTGACCAGGTGGCCTGGGTGCGCTATTCGGCGCTGGCCTGGAATCATGAGGGCAGCGGCTTTTATTATGCGCGCTTTGCCGCGCCGACCGAGGGCGGGCGTGATCCCTCGTTCGAGAACCAGCAGGTCTGGTTTCACACGCTGGGCACCGAGCAGGCGCAGGACCGGCTGGTCTATGCCACGCCGGATCGGCCCCGGCTGCTTCACCGCGCCGAGGTGACGGCGGACGGCCGCTGGCTGCTGATCAGCTCGAAGATGGGGACCGAACAGACCGCCGAACTGGTGCTGATCCCGCTGACCGTTCCGGACGCCCGGCCCGTGACGCTGGTGCGGGGATTGCGCAATGCGTGGCAGATGATCGGCCAGCTTGGCGATCGGCTCTATTTCCGCACGGACGCAAGGGCCCCCAATGGACGGATCGTGACCATCGATGCCGGCCACCCGCGCCGCCGCCCGGTCGAGGTCGTCGCGGAGCGGCCGCAGACGCTGGCCGGGGGATCGATGATCGGCAGCCGGCTTGTGCTGGCTTATATCGTCGATGGGCGGATCGTCGCCGAAATCACGGATCTCGCCGGCAAGCGTCAGGGCGATGTGCCGCTGCCCGGGCTGGGCGCAGCCGCAGGCTTCAGCGGCCGGCCCGGCGATCCGGAAACCTTCTACGCCTTCTCCAGCTTTACCCAGCCGCCGACGATCTACCGCTTCAATGTCGAAACCGGCGAAACCAGCATCTTCGCCCGCTCCGCGCTCGGCTTCGATCCGGCGGATTATGTGACGGAGCAGGTCTTCTACCCCGCGCGCGATGGGACGGCGGTGCCGATGTTCATCGTGCGGCGGCGCGATCTCGCCCGCGCGGGCATGCCGGCGCCGACGCTGCTCTATGGCTATGGTGGCTTCAATGTCGCGCAAACGCCCAGCTTCTCGCCCACCCGCTTTGCCTGGGTCGAGCAGGGCGGCGTGCTCGCCATTGCCGGCGTGCGGGGCGGGGGGGAGTTCGGCAAGGCCTGGTACGATGCCGGGCGGGGCGCCAACAAGCAGACGACCTTCGATGATTTCATCGCAGCGGCCGAATATCTCAAAGCCCAGGGCTATACCGGCGCCAACCAGCTGGCCATCGAGGGGCGCTCCAATGGCGGCCTGCTGGTGGGGGCCGTGGTGAATCAGCGGCCCGACCTGTTCGCCGCCGCCCTGCCGGGTGTCGGCGTGATGGACATGCTGCGGTTCGACCAGTTCACGGCCGGCGCCTTCTGGGTGGACGATTATGGCCGGCCCGACCGGGAGGCGGATTTCCGCACGCTGCTGGCTTATTCGCCCTATCACAATATCCGCAGCGAGGCGGACTATCCCGCCATTCTGGTGACCACGGCGGATAGCGACGACCGGGTGGTGCCCGGCCACAGCTTCAAATATGCCGCAGCCCTGCAGGCGGCGCCGCTTGGCGAGAGGCCAAGGCTGATTCGCGTGGACACCGGCACAGGCCATGGCATCAATCGCCCGACCGACAAAATCGTCGAAGAATATGCGGATATGTACAGCTTTGCGGCCTATTGGACCGGCCTGACGCTACGGCCGCGGTCAAACCTCTCCACCGCGCCCACAGAGAGCGCCAATGCGGGCTCGGTCGCTATTCAGCCCGCGCTCATCGGCCCGGTGCGATAA
- the guaA gene encoding glutamine-hydrolyzing GMP synthase has protein sequence MSAHSSAHPDSILIVDFGSQVTQLIARRVREAGVYSEIAPFTQALAAFQRMKPRGIILSGSPASVCDEGSPRAPQELFESGLPILGICYGQQVMSHQLGGEVRPGHETGEGGEFGRAFLTVTEPCVLFDGLWETGDRHQVWMSHGDKVTKFAPGFRIVATSDGAPFALIANDEKRYYGTQFHPEVVHTPDGGKLIANFVRHVCGCAGDWTMAEFRATKIKEIREQVGSGRVICGLSGGVDSAVAAVLIHEAIGEQLTCVFVDHGLMRHAEAEQVVSLFRGHYNIPLVHVDASETFLGGLAGVTDPEAKRKFIGKAFIDLFEEEARKIGGADFLAQGTLYPDVIESVSFTGGPSVTIKSHHNVGGLPERMNMKLVEPLRELFKDEVRDLGRELGLPDIFVGRHPFPGPGLAIRIPGEVTKERCDVLRKADAIYLEEIRNAGLYDAIWQAFAVLLPVRSVGVMGDGRTYDNVLALRAVTSTDGMTADIYPFDAAFLSRVATRIINEVQGINRVVYDYTSKPPGTIEWE, from the coding sequence ATGTCAGCACATTCCTCAGCTCACCCCGATTCCATCCTCATCGTCGACTTCGGTAGCCAGGTGACGCAGCTCATTGCGCGTCGTGTGCGCGAAGCCGGGGTCTATTCCGAGATCGCCCCGTTTACGCAGGCGCTGGCCGCCTTCCAGCGGATGAAGCCGCGCGGCATCATTCTCTCCGGTTCGCCCGCCAGTGTGTGCGACGAGGGGAGCCCGCGCGCGCCACAGGAGCTGTTCGAGAGCGGCCTGCCGATCCTCGGCATCTGCTATGGCCAGCAGGTGATGAGCCATCAGCTCGGTGGTGAAGTGCGGCCCGGCCATGAGACGGGCGAGGGCGGCGAGTTCGGCCGCGCCTTCCTTACCGTCACCGAGCCCTGCGTGCTGTTCGACGGACTGTGGGAGACGGGCGATCGCCATCAGGTGTGGATGAGCCATGGCGACAAGGTGACGAAGTTCGCGCCCGGTTTCCGCATCGTGGCGACATCGGACGGCGCGCCCTTCGCGCTCATCGCCAATGACGAGAAGCGCTATTATGGCACCCAGTTCCACCCCGAGGTGGTGCATACGCCCGACGGCGGCAAGCTGATCGCCAATTTCGTGCGCCATGTCTGCGGCTGTGCCGGCGACTGGACGATGGCGGAATTCCGCGCGACAAAGATCAAGGAAATCCGGGAGCAGGTCGGTTCGGGCCGGGTGATCTGCGGCCTGTCCGGCGGCGTGGATTCGGCGGTCGCCGCGGTGCTGATCCATGAGGCGATCGGCGAGCAGCTCACCTGCGTATTCGTCGATCATGGTCTGATGCGCCATGCGGAGGCCGAGCAGGTCGTCAGCCTGTTCCGGGGGCATTACAACATCCCGCTGGTCCATGTGGATGCGAGCGAGACCTTCCTCGGCGGCCTCGCCGGCGTCACCGACCCGGAGGCCAAGCGCAAGTTCATCGGCAAGGCCTTCATCGACCTGTTCGAGGAGGAAGCCCGCAAGATCGGCGGCGCGGATTTCCTGGCGCAGGGCACGCTCTATCCGGATGTGATCGAGAGCGTCTCGTTCACCGGCGGGCCGAGCGTGACGATCAAGAGCCACCACAATGTCGGCGGCCTGCCTGAGCGCATGAACATGAAGCTGGTCGAGCCGCTGCGCGAACTCTTCAAGGATGAGGTGCGCGATCTGGGCCGCGAGCTTGGTCTGCCGGACATCTTCGTCGGCCGCCATCCCTTCCCAGGGCCGGGTCTCGCGATCCGCATCCCCGGCGAGGTGACCAAGGAGCGCTGCGACGTGCTGCGCAAGGCGGATGCCATCTACCTCGAGGAAATCCGCAACGCCGGGCTTTATGACGCGATCTGGCAGGCTTTCGCAGTACTGCTGCCAGTGCGCAGCGTCGGCGTGATGGGTGACGGGCGGACCTACGACAATGTCCTCGCCCTGCGCGCGGTGACCTCCACTGACGGCATGACGGCCGACATCTACCCCTTCGACGCCGCCTTCCTCAGCCGCGTGGCGACGCGGATCATCAACGAGGTGCAGGGTATCAACCGGGTGGTGTACGACTATACCAGCAAGCCGCCGGGCACGATCGAGTGGGAATGA